The following are from one region of the Biomphalaria glabrata chromosome 4, xgBioGlab47.1, whole genome shotgun sequence genome:
- the LOC129926088 gene encoding probable G-protein coupled receptor B0563.6: MFAKIEKLSLQNQSDGSWDELSYFPAFIFNSDIITRFNDATVYVFIPTISCMGIFGNVMSIIILYRHGLEKCSNILICALAVADSMYLVGINNFPMFLYRVLDHYGYFYTEILSGFIYALFLSFVLLETVGKVVSMILPALIIVERFTAVFFPLHFSTIVTEGRIKAAVVLMYPLGLTSFLFYISTQQYAYVYDASINATVGYILKSESYDKSFPLFGKSTQFYTTLCGPFCVGFVVIGCALISIKLQVQLHVRKRMTATGRNPLIENGEDLVGKKLNSRVQTNKTTKILLSVCFVYTVTGTFNFLSDMVFTMESLGFVTGFIIHRSGIMFLCVNSTANFIIYVAFNRNFRKTYRDLFLKCCHCDKKMI, translated from the coding sequence ATGtttgccaaaattgaaaaacttaGCTTACAGAACCAGAGTGACGGCTCGTGGGATGAGCTGAGTTATTTCCctgcttttatttttaactctgaCATCATCACACGCTTCAATGACGCCACTGTGTATGTCTTCATCCCAACCATCTCTTGCATGGGCATCTTCGGCAATGTTATGAGCATCATCATCCTGTACCGCCACGGCCTGGAGAAATGCTCCAACATTCTTATCTGCGCTTTGGCCGTGGCGGACAGCATGTACCTCGTGGGAATCAACAACTTCCCAATGTTCCTGTACCGTGTCCTCGATCATTACGGCTACTTCTATACAGAGATCCTATCCGGCTTCATCTACGCTCTGTTCCTGAGCTTCGTCCTGCTGGAGACTGTCGGTAAAGTCGTCTCCATGATCTTACCGGCTCTGATCATCGTCGAACGTTTCACTGCGGTCTTCTTTCCGCTTCACTTCTCCACCATCGTCACGGAAGGGAGGATCAAGGCTGCAGTGGTGCTCATGTACCCCCTGGGGCTTACGTCCTTCCTGTTCTACATCTCCACCCAGCAGTACGCCTACGTCTATGATGCCAGCATCAACGCCACTGTCGGCTACATTCTAAAATCCGAATCGTATGATAAAAGCTTTCCACTGTTCGGCAAGTCCACGCAATTCTACACAACTCTCTGCGGCCCTTTTTGCGTGGGGTTCGTCGTGATAGGCTGCGCCCTGATATCAATCAAACTTCAGGTTCAGTTACACGTTCGAAAAAGGATGACCGCGACTGGGAGAAATCCGTTAATCGAAAATGGAGAGGATCTCGTCGGGAAAAAGCTCAACTCTCGGGTACAGACGAACAAAACGACCAAAATCCTTCTGTCCGTCTGCTTCGTGTACACCGTCACTGGCACGTTCAACTTCCTGTCTGACATGGTGTTCACGATGGAGAGTCTGGGCTTCGTGACAGGCTTCATCATCCACAGGAGCGGGATCATGTTCCTCTGCGTGAACAGCACGGCGAACTTCATCATCTATGTAGCGTTCAATCGAAACTTCAGGAAGACTTACCGAGACTTATTTCTCAAGTGCTGTCATTGtgataaaaaaatgatttaa